GGGTGTCTCCCGGTGGTCAGGGAACCGGCGGACTGAGGTTCTCCCGGCGCCGACAGGCCTCTGACTGTCTCCCTTCACAGTCCCCTTTCACTGTCCTTTTTCGCTGTCTCCTCATTTCATTCTCTCCTCGTGCGAATACTGGCTTTCCGTTGTGCTCGCGCACAATCTGCTGCCCCGCTTCGCTGGTGCTCGGCCCAAAGACCAGGACTTTATGCGGTTCTAGGCTCTGGTCCGCTCGCCTATGGGGAGCCGACAACAGGTTGTGCCCAGTGCTCCCTGCCGCGCTGGTCCCGAGAACGCACCTGTCTGCCGATCTCGGGAGCGGACGACCGGGAACAAGAAAGGAATGGCCGATGACCGACGTCCCTGCCAGGAGTAGCCGCACCTCTGGACGTGGTGAGCGCGCGCGGGTCGGCCGCCGCGCGTTCATCGGCTATGTGCTGGGTGGAGCCACGCTTGCCGTGGCCGCCGACCTCGGGCTGGGCACACCTGCCTACGCCGCGGTGCCCTCAGCGCCCCAGATCCCGGAGTTGTACGACCTCGAGGATCTGCAGACCGACGCCGCGCTCCCCACGTCCGCGCTGATCAAGATCGTGATCAACGAGGACGGCACCGCGTCGTTCGAGCTTCCGCGGATGGAGGTCGGCCAGGGAATCACCACCTCGACAGCGATGATCATCGCCGAGGAGCTCGACCTGCCGGTCGACAAGGTGCACGTGGCCTTGGCACCGGCCCGCCCCGAGTTGATGTTCAACCAGCTCACCGGCGGATCGAACACCACGGTCTCGACCTTCACACCTGTACGAGTCGCCGCGGCGATCGCCAGGAAGGCGCTGCTGGAAGCCGCGGCGATCGAGCTCGGCTCGGCAGTGGCGCTGCTGAAGTCCAAGGAAGGGGCGATCTTCGCGCCTGACGGGTCATCAATGACTTACGGCTCTCTGGCCACCAAGGCCGCCAGCCGCACCGTCAAGGCGGTGCAGGTCGAACTCAAGGCCACTTCGAGTTTCTCGGTGATCGGCAAGCCCTACCGGCGGGAGGACGCCCGACTTGCGGTCACCGGGCGGAAGAAATTCACGCTGGACCTTCACGTGCCGGACGCGCTGCCGACCATGGTCTGCCGCCCACCCACTCTGAACGGCTCGCCGAAGTCGGTATACAACCGAGCCACGGTGCTTGCCATGCCGGGCATAACGGATGTGGCGATGGTCGACACGGGAGTCGCTGTTCGCGCGGAGACATTCGGGCAGTGCATCGACGCGGTGCGTGCCCTCGACGTGGAGTGGAACCCGGGCCCGGTCGCGGGCGAGTCCGACGAGACGATCCTGGCCCGGCTGAGGAAGGCCGAGCTGCCGCTGGCGGTCCCGAAGGTCCCGCTGCTGGCGGGCACGGTGGAGGCGGACTTCACCTTCATGTTCCGCAGCAGCGCCGCTCTCGAGCCGAACTGTGCGATCGCCGACGTCCGGTCGGACCGCGCGACGGTGTGGGCGGGACTGAAGGTGCCGATCGTGGCACAGGGTGACATCGCCAAGGCAGTCGGCCTGCCGCAGAACGCGGTCACCGTCAACGTCGTCACCGGCGGAGGGTCGTTCGGACACAAACTCTTCGCTGACCCCGCCATCGAGGCCGCCAAGATCTCCAAGGCGATGGGCAAGCCGGTCAAGCTGATGTGGCATCGCGCCGACGAGCCTCGGCAAGGGCGGGTGCACCCCATGGTGACCTCGCGGATCCGGGCCACGTACCTGGCCGGGCAAGTGCTGACCTTCGAACAGCGGCAGACCAGTGTGGTCACCGACTTCAGTCACGGACTCGGCGAGATGATCACGGCGACGGCCGACAGGCTGCCCACCGGGCTCGGCGCGCTGGGGTTCTCCGAGACCATCTTCACGCTGACCCAGGAACTCCCCTATAACTTCGGCGTCGTCACCCAGCTGCTCAACGAGACCGACGCGCGCTTCAACACCGGGAGCATGCGCAACATCTACTCGCCCGATGTGGCGTGTGCCAATGAACTGGTGGTCGATCAGCTCGCCCGGAAGATGGGCAGGGATCCGCTGGCGTTCCGACTTGCGTTCCTCAAGAACGACCGGGTCAAAGCGGTGCTCCAGAAGGTCGCCGACGTGGGCAGGTGGGGCAGGTCGATGCCCGCCGGGATGGCGCAGGGCATCGCGATCCACAGCGAGTACAAGGGCGCGACCGCGGTGCTCGTCGAGATCGACTGTCGGCCCGAGACCGTGAACCGCAAGATCTACAACGCCGTCACCGGGCCGCGGGTGACGAAGGCCGTGATCGCCGTGGACGCCGGACTGGTGATCAACCCCCAGGGCCTGGAGGCCCAGATGCTGGGTGGTGTCTCGGACGGGATCGCGCTCGCCCTCACCAGCAGCCTGCACCTGCGCGACGGGCACTTCCTCGAAGCCAGCTGGGACAACTACTTCTACACCCGGCAGTGGAACGTCCCCTTTGACTTCGAGTGCATCGTGATGCCCTCCGACTCCGAGCAACCCGGTGGTGCCGGCGAAGCCGGGGTGGCCGCGTCCGTGGCCGCGGTCGCGGGCGCCTACGCCCGTGCGACCGGCACGATGCCCACCCGGTTCCCGATCAACCACGGCACGGTGTCCTTCGAGGTCAAACCCTTCATCCCACCCATTCCCGAGTCTCCGTCCGACGGCCTGAGCCACACCTACTGAGGAGCGCACCATGAGCACGCACACCTTCATCCTCAACGGCAAGCGCGTCAGCGTCGACGTCGATGACAACCTTCGACTGCTGTGGGTCCTGCGTGACGTACTGGACGTCACCGGACCGAAGTACGGCTGTGGCATCAATGTCTGCAAGGCCTGCACGTCCCACTTCAACGGCAAGGCCTTCAATCCTTGCGCGGTGGAGGTCAAGGACGTGGGGCCGGACGACGAGATCACCACGATCGAAGGCCTGCCCGACACGGTCGGCAAGGACCTGCACCCCATGCAGGAGGCGTGGCTGGAGTACGACGTGGCACAGTGCGGCTACTGCCAACCCGGGCAGATCATGGCGGCGGTGGCCAAGGTCAGGCAGGCACGGGCCGCCGGTCATGAGATCAGCGACTCCGACCTCGACGAGATCCGCAACATCTGCCGCTGCGGTACCTACCACCGCATCCGGGAAGCGATCAAGGCGGGCGCCGCGCA
This portion of the Streptomyces mirabilis genome encodes:
- a CDS encoding molybdopterin cofactor-binding domain-containing protein; this encodes MTDVPARSSRTSGRGERARVGRRAFIGYVLGGATLAVAADLGLGTPAYAAVPSAPQIPELYDLEDLQTDAALPTSALIKIVINEDGTASFELPRMEVGQGITTSTAMIIAEELDLPVDKVHVALAPARPELMFNQLTGGSNTTVSTFTPVRVAAAIARKALLEAAAIELGSAVALLKSKEGAIFAPDGSSMTYGSLATKAASRTVKAVQVELKATSSFSVIGKPYRREDARLAVTGRKKFTLDLHVPDALPTMVCRPPTLNGSPKSVYNRATVLAMPGITDVAMVDTGVAVRAETFGQCIDAVRALDVEWNPGPVAGESDETILARLRKAELPLAVPKVPLLAGTVEADFTFMFRSSAALEPNCAIADVRSDRATVWAGLKVPIVAQGDIAKAVGLPQNAVTVNVVTGGGSFGHKLFADPAIEAAKISKAMGKPVKLMWHRADEPRQGRVHPMVTSRIRATYLAGQVLTFEQRQTSVVTDFSHGLGEMITATADRLPTGLGALGFSETIFTLTQELPYNFGVVTQLLNETDARFNTGSMRNIYSPDVACANELVVDQLARKMGRDPLAFRLAFLKNDRVKAVLQKVADVGRWGRSMPAGMAQGIAIHSEYKGATAVLVEIDCRPETVNRKIYNAVTGPRVTKAVIAVDAGLVINPQGLEAQMLGGVSDGIALALTSSLHLRDGHFLEASWDNYFYTRQWNVPFDFECIVMPSDSEQPGGAGEAGVAASVAAVAGAYARATGTMPTRFPINHGTVSFEVKPFIPPIPESPSDGLSHTY
- a CDS encoding (2Fe-2S)-binding protein; the protein is MSTHTFILNGKRVSVDVDDNLRLLWVLRDVLDVTGPKYGCGINVCKACTSHFNGKAFNPCAVEVKDVGPDDEITTIEGLPDTVGKDLHPMQEAWLEYDVAQCGYCQPGQIMAAVAKVRQARAAGHEISDSDLDEIRNICRCGTYHRIREAIKAGAAHM